One Alcaligenes ammonioxydans DNA segment encodes these proteins:
- a CDS encoding DUF4442 domain-containing protein: protein MARSRRMELLARLPPTWRARFLQLGFNWHPAFRATGGRVHKVSPNLQHIVVRLPLRRRTRNINGSLFGGSLFAITDGVHATMLLAGLQRPVIVWDKNAEIQYRRPGYQTLYADFQIRPEELDAIRGQLDQYHEAEATFTVHIQDPQGQVYTTVERTIYIADAHFYKQKSQSR from the coding sequence ATGGCCCGCAGTCGCCGCATGGAGCTGCTCGCACGCCTGCCTCCCACCTGGCGTGCCCGCTTTTTGCAGCTGGGCTTTAACTGGCACCCCGCCTTCCGGGCAACCGGGGGGCGGGTCCATAAAGTTTCCCCAAACCTGCAGCACATCGTCGTACGCCTGCCATTGCGTCGACGCACCCGCAATATCAATGGCTCCTTATTTGGCGGTTCCCTGTTTGCCATCACGGACGGCGTACACGCCACCATGCTGCTGGCCGGCCTGCAACGCCCTGTGATCGTGTGGGACAAAAATGCAGAGATCCAGTATCGCCGTCCCGGTTATCAGACTCTGTATGCCGATTTTCAAATCCGTCCGGAAGAACTGGACGCAATACGAGGACAGCTAGACCAGTATCACGAGGCTGAAGCCACCTTCACCGTACACATCCAGGACCCGCAAGGACAGGTCTACACCACGGTGGAACGCACCATCTACATTGCCGACGCCCACTTTTACAAGCAGAAATCACAATCACGCTAA
- a CDS encoding AMP-binding protein, giving the protein MDKVWLQSYPAGIPATIEDQAQQYSSLLDVFEQSCTEFAQRTAYISMGKRMSFRELSENALALASWLQSQGVKKGDRVALMMPNMLQYPISLYGVLRSGATIINTNPLYTARELRHQLQDSGAETIIIAENFAHVLQEILHETPIKRIIVTSVGDCLGSVKGWLVNQVVRHIKKGVPAWSLPGSLSFKSVLAKGRTRPPAPVTLTHDDIACLQYTGGTTGVAKGAILTHGNLVSNLSQALAWIRPYLKEGQIDCVVTALPLYHIFAFTANLLVFLRLGAENLLIINARDIPSMIKDMAKLRFTAITGVNTLFNAMLNNAEFRKLDFSSLRFTLGGGMAVQEVVAKRWLEATGKPLAQAYGLTETSPAATINPLDKLEFTGSIGLPVPSTDIRIRDENQNDLPLGETGELCIRGPQVTPGYWQRPDETAKVFDRDGFLRTGDIGYMDEHGYVFLLDRKKDMILVSGFNVYPNEVEAVAAQHPDIVEAAAVGVPDEKAGEVVKLYVISRNPALTEKEVIAFCRKNLTGYKAPRYVEFRDDLPRTNVGKILRRELRP; this is encoded by the coding sequence ATGGATAAAGTCTGGCTGCAGAGCTACCCCGCCGGTATTCCTGCCACGATCGAAGATCAGGCCCAGCAGTACTCATCCCTGCTGGATGTATTTGAACAAAGCTGCACCGAGTTCGCGCAGCGCACGGCCTATATCAGCATGGGCAAGCGCATGAGCTTTCGTGAACTGTCTGAAAATGCCCTGGCGCTGGCCAGTTGGCTGCAAAGCCAGGGTGTGAAAAAAGGCGACCGAGTCGCCCTGATGATGCCCAATATGCTGCAGTACCCCATCAGCCTGTATGGCGTATTGCGCAGCGGGGCCACCATTATCAATACCAATCCACTGTATACCGCCCGGGAGCTGCGTCACCAACTGCAGGACAGCGGCGCAGAGACCATCATCATTGCTGAAAACTTTGCGCACGTACTGCAAGAAATCCTGCACGAGACTCCCATCAAGCGAATTATTGTGACCAGTGTGGGAGACTGCCTGGGCAGCGTTAAAGGGTGGCTGGTCAACCAAGTGGTGCGCCATATCAAGAAGGGAGTGCCTGCCTGGTCCTTGCCCGGTTCCCTGTCCTTTAAATCGGTGCTGGCAAAGGGCCGTACCCGCCCCCCTGCCCCGGTCACCCTGACCCACGACGACATTGCATGTCTGCAGTACACCGGTGGCACCACGGGCGTAGCCAAAGGCGCCATTCTGACGCACGGTAATCTGGTCTCGAACCTGAGCCAGGCCCTGGCCTGGATTCGCCCCTACCTCAAAGAAGGCCAGATCGACTGCGTGGTGACCGCCCTGCCGCTCTACCATATCTTCGCCTTCACCGCGAACCTGCTAGTGTTTCTTCGCCTGGGGGCGGAGAACCTGCTGATCATCAATGCACGCGATATTCCGTCCATGATCAAGGACATGGCCAAGCTGCGCTTTACCGCCATTACCGGCGTAAATACCTTGTTCAACGCCATGCTGAACAATGCCGAGTTCCGCAAACTGGATTTTTCCTCGCTTCGCTTTACGCTGGGCGGCGGTATGGCAGTACAGGAAGTCGTCGCCAAGCGTTGGCTGGAAGCAACCGGTAAACCCCTGGCACAGGCGTATGGCCTGACAGAAACTTCGCCAGCCGCCACCATCAACCCCCTGGATAAGCTGGAATTTACCGGATCAATTGGTCTGCCCGTACCCTCGACCGACATCCGCATCCGTGATGAAAACCAGAACGACCTGCCTTTGGGAGAAACAGGCGAACTGTGCATTCGCGGCCCGCAAGTGACCCCTGGCTATTGGCAGCGCCCCGATGAGACCGCCAAGGTCTTTGACCGGGACGGCTTTTTGCGCACGGGTGACATCGGCTATATGGATGAGCACGGATACGTGTTTTTGCTTGACCGTAAAAAAGACATGATTTTGGTTTCGGGCTTTAATGTCTATCCCAATGAAGTCGAAGCGGTTGCCGCGCAGCACCCGGATATTGTCGAGGCTGCCGCCGTTGGGGTTCCCGACGAGAAAGCCGGTGAAGTGGTCAAGCTCTATGTCATCAGCCGTAATCCCGCGCTGACTGAAAAAGAGGTCATTGCCTTTTGCCGCAAGAACCTGACCGGGTACAAGGCGCCACGCTATGTTGAATTCCGCGACGACTTGCCACGCACCAACGTTGGCAAAATCCTGCGACGGGAACTGCGTCCCTAG
- a CDS encoding acyl-CoA dehydrogenase yields MFLTLLLILLVLGCIYVLKNRNLRTKWLSRPIYRAFSSVLPAMSQTERDALEAGTVWWESELFRGKPNWNTLSAYPAYRLTEEERQFLDNEVNVACAMIDDWQVSQEDFDMPVEVWNYLKENRFFSLIIPKEYGGRGFSAQAHSAVVAKLSTRNSALSVSVMVPNSLGPAELLLHYGTDEQKQHYLPRLADGRDIPAFALTSPWAGSDAAAIPDVGIVCKGEWEGQEVLGMRVTWDKRYITLAPVCTLLGLAFRLYDPDGLLGGEKDIGITCALVPSDHPGVETGRRHFPLNAMFMNGPTRGNDVFMPLEFIIGGPAMAGQGWRMLMECLAAGRSISLPSSFTGMAKLTSRAVGGYSAVRTQFRSAISKFEGVEEALARIAGHTYAMDAARTMTAAAVDLGEKPSVVSAIVKYHVTERGRMVVNDGMDVIGGKGICLGPSNFLGRAYQQIPVGITVEGANILTRSLIIFGQGAIRCHPFILEEMTAALDPDREAGLRKFDQAFWAHVRYTLANTGRSFWLGLGGWRLLSGPTGTAKSMHPYYGQASRYSAAFSLLADASMLVLGGSLKMRERLSSRLGDALSELYMLSAVLKRYQDEGRQQEDAPLAHWAAQDALMRTQHALDKVLENFPNRPLAGLLRLLVFPLGLRRLGPNDKLDHAVAKLLTRPGPTRDRLTYDTYLPNDDKEPVGAIEAALLAALNTRDIDAKIRQFEKSGQLQDNPKANVRDIAEAVFQAGGISAQEFEQIQARDVLRDRVIAVDDFPFDLRRERAATETTSGSQA; encoded by the coding sequence ATGTTTCTGACCTTGCTATTGATACTGCTGGTGCTTGGCTGCATCTACGTTCTCAAAAACCGGAATCTACGCACTAAGTGGCTCAGTCGCCCAATTTACCGTGCCTTTTCCAGTGTTTTGCCCGCCATGTCCCAAACTGAGCGCGATGCGCTGGAGGCAGGGACAGTCTGGTGGGAAAGTGAGCTGTTTCGTGGAAAACCCAACTGGAATACCTTGAGCGCTTACCCCGCCTATCGGCTCACCGAGGAAGAGCGTCAGTTTCTGGACAATGAAGTCAATGTGGCCTGCGCCATGATTGATGACTGGCAAGTCAGCCAGGAAGACTTCGACATGCCCGTCGAAGTCTGGAACTACCTGAAAGAAAACCGCTTTTTCAGTCTGATTATTCCCAAGGAATACGGTGGTCGCGGTTTCTCGGCACAGGCGCACTCGGCCGTGGTGGCCAAGCTCTCGACACGCAACTCGGCCCTGTCCGTGTCGGTCATGGTGCCCAACTCACTAGGCCCGGCCGAGCTGCTACTGCATTACGGCACCGATGAGCAAAAGCAACACTATCTGCCCCGTCTGGCTGATGGCCGTGACATCCCCGCTTTCGCCCTGACCAGCCCATGGGCCGGTTCCGATGCGGCGGCCATTCCCGATGTAGGGATTGTCTGCAAAGGCGAATGGGAAGGTCAGGAAGTACTGGGCATGCGCGTCACCTGGGACAAGCGCTACATCACTCTGGCCCCGGTATGCACCTTGCTGGGACTGGCCTTTCGCCTCTATGACCCGGACGGCTTGCTCGGGGGAGAGAAAGACATTGGCATCACCTGCGCCCTGGTCCCCAGCGATCACCCAGGGGTAGAGACCGGTCGTCGTCACTTCCCTTTGAACGCCATGTTCATGAATGGCCCGACCCGCGGTAACGATGTCTTCATGCCACTGGAATTCATTATTGGTGGCCCTGCCATGGCCGGGCAAGGCTGGCGCATGCTGATGGAGTGTCTGGCGGCAGGGCGCTCCATCTCCTTGCCCTCCTCGTTTACCGGCATGGCCAAGTTAACCAGCCGCGCGGTAGGCGGGTATTCCGCCGTACGCACCCAGTTTCGCAGCGCCATCAGCAAGTTTGAAGGTGTGGAAGAAGCGCTGGCTCGCATTGCTGGCCACACCTATGCCATGGATGCCGCCCGCACCATGACAGCCGCGGCGGTGGACCTGGGCGAAAAGCCATCCGTCGTCTCAGCCATCGTCAAATACCATGTGACCGAGCGGGGCCGCATGGTGGTTAACGACGGGATGGATGTGATCGGCGGCAAAGGCATTTGCCTGGGCCCCTCCAATTTCCTGGGTCGCGCCTACCAACAAATACCAGTCGGCATCACGGTAGAAGGCGCCAATATTCTGACGCGCAGCCTGATTATTTTTGGTCAGGGCGCGATCCGTTGCCATCCTTTCATTCTGGAAGAAATGACTGCTGCGCTGGACCCGGATCGTGAAGCTGGACTGCGCAAGTTTGACCAAGCCTTCTGGGCTCACGTTCGTTACACTCTGGCCAACACGGGCCGTTCTTTCTGGCTAGGCCTGGGTGGCTGGCGTTTGCTAAGTGGCCCCACGGGCACAGCCAAGTCCATGCATCCCTACTACGGTCAGGCCAGCCGTTACAGCGCAGCCTTTTCCTTGTTGGCCGATGCTTCCATGCTGGTGCTGGGCGGCTCTCTGAAAATGCGCGAGCGCCTCTCCTCTCGTCTGGGAGATGCACTGTCCGAACTCTATATGCTCAGCGCGGTCCTCAAGCGTTACCAGGACGAAGGCCGTCAACAAGAAGATGCGCCTTTAGCTCACTGGGCGGCCCAGGATGCCTTGATGCGCACACAGCATGCCCTGGACAAGGTGCTGGAAAACTTTCCGAACCGACCTTTGGCTGGCCTGCTGCGCCTGCTGGTCTTTCCGCTAGGCCTGCGCCGCCTGGGGCCCAATGACAAGCTGGATCATGCCGTCGCCAAACTGTTGACCCGACCCGGCCCCACTCGTGACCGCCTGACCTACGACACCTATCTGCCCAACGATGACAAGGAGCCCGTGGGCGCTATCGAAGCGGCATTGCTGGCGGCTCTGAATACTCGCGATATTGACGCGAAAATCCGTCAGTTCGAAAAGAGCGGTCAGTTGCAGGACAACCCCAAGGCCAACGTACGTGATATAGCCGAAGCGGTCTTCCAGGCAGGCGGAATCAGCGCTCAAGAGTTCGAGCAAATTCAGGCGCGCGATGTCCTGCGCGACCGAGTGATCGCCGTGGACGATTTCCCTTTCGATCTGCGCCGGGAACGCGCCGCCACTGAAACCACCAGTGGGAGCCAAGCATGA
- a CDS encoding OmpP1/FadL family transporter, producing MKKTVVALRTIPALLIPLGMSVGMGQAHAAGFNLLEQNASGLGNAYAGSAAIGENASTIYFNPAGMTLLPDNNFSAGLNVIKPTFKFSDKGSTDPLALTGGASRPATGGSGGDAGKVAAVPNIYLSHQLSPKWWVGLGIGVPFGLTTEYDEGWIGRYHSEKFAIETVNVNPSVAYKVNDQLSFGVGVNWLHIDADYRLATPVGYHPALGPLDMDTRVKMKGDAWGWNAGLLYQLTPSTRLGVSYRSQIKITADGDTKLRNRNVPAGIPAPNINWDAEATIKLPDTAIVSLVHDLNSRWQLLADVSWTGWSSIPRLTIENSGPGARDSGLELKFKDAWRVALGANYHYNEQWTLKGGVAWDQSPVRDENYRPTALPDSDRYWVSLGAQYRPSKNATWDIGYTHLFLKNTDMNNNTDVVNRGLTRGTYKNSGDILGVQFTYRF from the coding sequence ATGAAAAAGACGGTTGTAGCTTTGCGTACCATTCCTGCCTTGCTCATTCCTCTGGGAATGAGCGTGGGCATGGGCCAGGCCCATGCGGCTGGTTTCAACTTGCTCGAACAAAATGCGAGCGGCCTGGGCAATGCCTACGCAGGCTCGGCTGCCATTGGTGAAAATGCCAGCACGATCTACTTCAACCCGGCTGGCATGACCCTGCTGCCCGACAACAACTTCTCGGCCGGCTTGAATGTCATCAAACCCACGTTCAAATTCTCCGATAAAGGCAGTACCGATCCCCTGGCCCTGACTGGTGGCGCCAGCCGTCCGGCAACCGGCGGCTCGGGCGGCGATGCAGGTAAAGTAGCGGCAGTTCCCAATATTTATCTGTCTCACCAGCTCTCGCCCAAATGGTGGGTGGGTCTGGGGATTGGTGTACCGTTTGGTCTGACTACCGAATACGATGAAGGCTGGATTGGTCGTTATCACTCCGAAAAATTCGCCATTGAAACCGTCAACGTCAACCCTTCGGTGGCCTACAAGGTCAACGACCAATTGTCGTTCGGTGTGGGGGTGAACTGGCTGCACATTGACGCGGACTACCGCCTGGCCACGCCGGTCGGCTACCATCCTGCACTGGGCCCCCTGGATATGGACACCCGCGTCAAGATGAAGGGCGACGCATGGGGTTGGAACGCCGGCTTACTCTATCAACTGACCCCCAGCACACGTTTGGGCGTGTCCTACCGCTCCCAGATTAAGATCACGGCTGATGGTGACACCAAGCTGCGCAATCGCAATGTCCCCGCCGGCATTCCTGCACCCAATATCAACTGGGATGCCGAAGCCACCATCAAGCTGCCTGACACTGCCATTGTCAGTCTGGTACACGACCTGAACTCGCGCTGGCAATTGTTGGCCGACGTATCCTGGACCGGCTGGAGCAGCATTCCGCGCCTGACTATCGAAAACAGCGGCCCCGGCGCCCGGGATTCCGGTCTGGAACTGAAATTCAAGGACGCCTGGCGCGTCGCCCTGGGCGCCAATTACCATTACAACGAGCAATGGACCCTCAAAGGGGGGGTGGCCTGGGACCAATCGCCAGTACGTGATGAAAACTACCGCCCCACTGCGTTGCCTGACAGCGATCGTTACTGGGTGTCTCTGGGTGCGCAATACCGCCCCAGCAAAAACGCCACCTGGGATATCGGCTACACCCACTTGTTCCTGAAAAATACAGATATGAACAACAACACCGATGTCGTCAATCGCGGCCTGACTCGCGGTACCTATAAAAACAGTGGCGACATTCTGGGCGTGCAGTTCACCTACCGCTTCTAA
- a CDS encoding chalcone isomerase family protein, which translates to MFTPRCAALILSLSLGLPAVQAATVAQVSVPDAVMVDQQSLTLNGAGLRKKVVFDVYVAALYTASPSQDAQAIIQSPGPHQVRLVLKRDLDAQTLIDALKEGIHNNLTDPEKQDLDPVLKQFEDLMRQVGQAKEGDIVILDMNSPQVRILFNDKMLGELSHPGLTPALLKIWLGKKPAQESLKKALLGLS; encoded by the coding sequence ATGTTTACCCCCCGCTGTGCCGCCCTGATTTTAAGTCTGTCCCTTGGGCTACCCGCCGTTCAGGCGGCCACCGTCGCGCAGGTCTCCGTGCCTGATGCCGTCATGGTGGACCAACAAAGCCTGACACTCAATGGGGCAGGCCTGCGCAAGAAAGTTGTTTTTGATGTGTACGTCGCCGCCTTGTATACCGCCTCCCCGTCGCAGGATGCCCAAGCCATCATCCAGTCCCCCGGGCCGCATCAGGTTCGCTTGGTTCTCAAACGCGATCTGGATGCCCAAACCCTGATCGATGCACTGAAAGAAGGCATTCACAACAACCTAACCGATCCTGAAAAACAGGACCTGGACCCGGTCCTTAAACAGTTTGAGGATCTGATGCGCCAGGTGGGGCAAGCCAAAGAGGGCGATATCGTGATTCTGGACATGAACTCCCCCCAGGTCAGAATCCTGTTTAACGACAAAATGCTGGGCGAGCTCTCTCACCCGGGGCTGACCCCTGCCTTGTTGAAAATCTGGTTAGGCAAGAAACCTGCCCAAGAATCGCTCAAAAAGGCCCTGCTGGGATTGTCTTGA
- a CDS encoding 3-hydroxyacyl-CoA dehydrogenase NAD-binding domain-containing protein — MMPVATLDLQNFTLHTDDQHIAWLKIDCVGSSVNRLSALVLQELNQALDYLSGHPPKALIIYSGKAAGFIAGADIDEFSEHGNNPEKGLALVTRGWTVFNKLAKQTYPTLALVQGHCLGGGLELALACRYCLAVDQDDTRLALPEVMLGIFPGWGGMLRLPEYIGPAAAMDLMLSGKSVDARKAARMGIVDACVPVRLARQAAVKQVLSGKKPRRAQGLPRLMNSKLLRPLVARQVRQQLEKRDPYQHYQAPRAILEIWEKHNGNALKAPELIEQITRSDTAANLLRVFHLQERLKSIGKHASSQVLSHIHVVGAGVMGGDIAAVCALKGLRVTLQDQDRERIAQAQGRAAKLFQRRLKDRRLVQAALDRLIPDPNGHGIASADLVLEAIFENADAKRSLYTTIEPLLKPGAILATNTSSLPLSELSLNLINPQRLVGIHFFNPVSRMPLVEVVESELLAPDVRSTAYAFVNQIGKLPLPVKDSPGFLVNAVLAPYMLEAMRCVDEGLEPATVDKAMVQFGMPMGPLELADTVGLDIARDAGAQLSQQAVMPACLKSHLDRQELGRKTGQGFYTWKDGKAQKPPAGTIPSGLADRLIKPLIEQTEHQVRIGVVQNEDLADAGVIFGTGFAPFRGGPLHYKATQKQRN; from the coding sequence ATGATGCCTGTCGCTACCTTGGATTTGCAAAACTTCACCCTGCATACGGACGATCAGCACATTGCCTGGCTGAAAATCGACTGTGTGGGCAGTTCGGTCAATCGACTCTCTGCACTCGTGTTGCAAGAACTGAATCAGGCCCTGGATTACCTGAGCGGCCATCCCCCAAAAGCGTTGATCATTTACTCAGGCAAAGCCGCCGGATTTATCGCGGGGGCTGATATCGACGAGTTTTCCGAACACGGCAACAATCCTGAAAAGGGTCTGGCATTGGTCACGCGCGGCTGGACGGTGTTCAACAAACTGGCCAAGCAAACCTATCCGACCCTGGCACTGGTACAAGGCCACTGCCTGGGCGGGGGACTGGAGCTGGCCCTGGCGTGTCGCTATTGCCTGGCCGTGGATCAGGACGACACGCGCCTGGCTCTGCCCGAAGTCATGCTGGGTATCTTCCCAGGCTGGGGAGGAATGTTGCGCCTGCCTGAATACATCGGCCCGGCTGCCGCCATGGACCTGATGCTCAGTGGCAAAAGCGTCGATGCGCGCAAGGCAGCCCGTATGGGCATCGTCGATGCCTGCGTCCCGGTGCGTCTGGCCCGGCAAGCGGCCGTCAAGCAGGTTCTCAGCGGTAAAAAACCTCGTCGTGCCCAGGGCTTGCCCCGTCTGATGAACAGCAAGCTGCTACGTCCCCTGGTGGCTCGCCAGGTACGCCAGCAACTGGAAAAACGTGATCCGTATCAACACTATCAAGCCCCTCGCGCCATTTTGGAAATTTGGGAGAAACACAATGGCAACGCGCTGAAAGCACCCGAGCTGATTGAACAGATCACCCGCTCTGACACCGCAGCCAACCTGCTGCGTGTCTTTCACCTGCAGGAGCGGCTAAAGAGCATCGGAAAACACGCCTCATCACAAGTGCTCAGTCATATTCATGTCGTAGGTGCGGGCGTCATGGGCGGCGATATTGCTGCAGTATGTGCTCTCAAAGGCCTGCGAGTGACCTTGCAGGATCAGGACCGAGAGCGGATCGCACAGGCTCAGGGGCGGGCCGCCAAGTTGTTCCAGCGCCGTCTGAAAGACCGCAGGCTGGTGCAGGCGGCGCTGGATCGTTTGATCCCGGACCCGAACGGTCATGGCATCGCTTCAGCGGATCTGGTGCTCGAGGCAATCTTCGAGAACGCCGACGCCAAGCGCAGCCTGTACACCACGATAGAGCCGTTGTTGAAGCCGGGGGCCATTCTGGCGACCAATACCTCCAGTTTGCCTTTGTCCGAGCTCAGCCTGAATCTGATCAATCCGCAGCGACTGGTGGGCATTCACTTCTTTAACCCGGTCTCTCGCATGCCGTTGGTTGAGGTCGTGGAAAGCGAATTGCTCGCACCTGACGTACGCAGCACCGCCTACGCCTTTGTGAACCAGATCGGCAAGTTGCCTTTGCCCGTCAAAGACAGCCCGGGGTTTTTAGTCAATGCCGTCTTGGCGCCCTACATGCTCGAGGCCATGCGCTGTGTGGACGAAGGACTGGAGCCGGCCACCGTGGACAAAGCCATGGTCCAGTTCGGCATGCCGATGGGACCACTTGAACTGGCCGACACGGTAGGTCTGGACATTGCCCGGGATGCCGGTGCGCAACTTAGCCAGCAGGCCGTCATGCCCGCCTGCCTGAAAAGCCATTTGGATCGCCAGGAGCTGGGTCGTAAAACGGGCCAGGGTTTCTATACCTGGAAAGATGGCAAAGCCCAGAAGCCACCCGCAGGAACGATACCCAGCGGTCTGGCAGATCGCCTGATCAAGCCCCTGATCGAACAGACGGAGCACCAGGTGCGCATCGGGGTGGTGCAAAACGAAGATCTGGCCGATGCAGGCGTCATTTTCGGTACAGGCTTTGCCCCCTTCCGGGGAGGGCCGCTGCATTACAAAGCAACACAAAAACAACGCAATTAG
- a CDS encoding TetR/AcrR family transcriptional regulator, whose amino-acid sequence MKRSDRTQSAILDAAEHLFALYGHENTSMRQITAQAKVNLSAVNYHFGSKDGLTQAVFQRRLNSINQERLEKLAFYRQQAGDGPLKASQVVDAFFGPLIRLAGSGKGAPRSFIPLPGQDRPAPQDFIQSICWDEQVAIFLPFKQALHEALPTVPEEEIIWRFHFMLGATSYALMGTQSLRRALQLPLNDSPESEQQLQQRLMSFLLGGLRAPLPASS is encoded by the coding sequence GTGAAACGCTCTGATCGGACACAGTCCGCCATTCTCGACGCAGCCGAGCATCTTTTCGCGCTGTATGGCCACGAAAACACCTCCATGCGCCAGATTACAGCGCAGGCCAAGGTGAACCTGTCGGCTGTCAATTATCACTTCGGCAGTAAAGACGGACTGACACAGGCTGTATTTCAACGCCGCCTGAACAGCATCAATCAAGAGCGGCTGGAAAAGCTGGCTTTTTATCGCCAGCAAGCCGGTGATGGACCGTTGAAAGCATCTCAGGTGGTCGATGCCTTTTTTGGCCCGCTGATACGTCTAGCCGGTTCAGGCAAGGGCGCTCCACGCTCGTTCATTCCTTTGCCCGGACAGGATCGTCCAGCGCCACAAGACTTTATTCAGTCCATCTGCTGGGACGAACAAGTCGCCATCTTTCTTCCTTTCAAGCAGGCTTTGCACGAGGCGCTGCCCACCGTACCGGAAGAAGAAATCATCTGGCGATTCCATTTCATGCTGGGCGCTACTTCGTATGCCCTGATGGGCACCCAATCATTGCGTCGGGCCTTGCAATTGCCCCTTAACGACTCTCCTGAAAGTGAGCAGCAATTGCAACAGCGTCTGATGAGTTTTCTGCTGGGTGGATTACGGGCCCCTTTGCCGGCCAGCAGCTGA
- a CDS encoding acetyl-CoA C-acetyltransferase yields the protein MSFQPVYIIDGARSPFLKARNAPGPFSAGDLAVQTGRELLLRQPFEASQLSEVILGCAAPSPDETNIGRVLGLRLGTGHKVPGWTVMRNCASGMQALDSGVQAIQTGRSQLVLAGGVDALSHAPILFSDDMVRWLAGWGKARSMGARLKALGSLRLSYLKPVIGLLKGLTDPVVGLSMGQTAEILAHQFGISRQDMDEFAARSHRLALRAQHEHAFEEIVPLSDTRGNSYPNDDGVRADSTPDKLAKLRPVFDPPWGNITAGNSSQVTDGAALLILASETAVKEHQLKPIGRIVDAQWAGLDPATMGLGPVFAATPILERNRLALNGPDLWEINEAFAAQVLACRAAWDDQQWCQTHLGRDALGLLDMDKLNVDGGAIAIGHPVGASGARIVLHCLHALRRRNLRLGMAAICIGGGQGGAMLIESLQGTES from the coding sequence ATGAGTTTTCAACCGGTCTATATTATTGACGGCGCACGCAGCCCGTTTCTGAAAGCGCGTAACGCGCCCGGCCCGTTCTCAGCGGGAGACCTGGCGGTACAAACCGGCCGCGAGCTTTTGCTACGCCAACCCTTTGAGGCGTCGCAGCTCAGCGAAGTCATTCTGGGTTGCGCGGCTCCGTCGCCCGATGAAACCAATATTGGCCGGGTGCTGGGTCTGCGTCTGGGCACCGGCCACAAAGTGCCGGGCTGGACCGTGATGCGCAACTGCGCTTCGGGCATGCAAGCGCTCGATTCAGGTGTGCAGGCCATCCAAACCGGTCGCTCGCAACTGGTACTGGCCGGCGGCGTAGATGCCCTGTCTCACGCCCCCATCCTGTTCAGCGACGATATGGTTCGCTGGCTGGCAGGCTGGGGCAAAGCTCGCAGCATGGGCGCACGTCTGAAAGCACTGGGCAGCCTGCGGCTGTCTTACCTGAAACCCGTCATCGGATTGCTCAAGGGGCTGACAGACCCCGTAGTCGGCTTATCCATGGGGCAGACCGCAGAAATTCTGGCCCATCAATTTGGCATCAGCCGTCAGGACATGGACGAATTTGCCGCTCGCAGCCATCGTCTGGCTCTGCGTGCGCAACACGAACACGCGTTTGAAGAAATCGTGCCGCTCAGCGATACGCGCGGCAACAGCTACCCGAACGATGATGGCGTACGTGCGGACTCCACACCTGACAAGCTGGCCAAGCTGCGTCCGGTCTTTGACCCGCCCTGGGGCAACATCACAGCGGGCAACAGCTCACAGGTCACCGATGGCGCTGCGTTGTTGATTCTGGCCAGCGAGACAGCCGTCAAAGAGCACCAGCTCAAACCGATAGGCCGAATTGTGGATGCCCAGTGGGCGGGACTGGACCCGGCCACCATGGGTTTGGGGCCGGTATTTGCGGCCACACCGATTCTGGAACGCAATCGTTTGGCCTTGAATGGCCCGGACTTGTGGGAAATCAACGAAGCCTTTGCGGCGCAAGTGCTGGCATGTCGCGCTGCATGGGACGATCAGCAATGGTGCCAGACGCATCTGGGACGTGATGCCCTGGGCTTGCTGGACATGGACAAGCTCAACGTGGACGGTGGCGCAATTGCGATCGGCCACCCGGTGGGCGCCTCTGGCGCCCGAATCGTACTGCATTGCCTGCATGCCCTGCGTCGTCGCAACTTGCGTCTGGGCATGGCCGCCATTTGTATTGGCGGTGGCCAGGGCGGCGCCATGTTGATCGAATCGCTGCAAGGAACTGAATCATGA